Within Flavobacterium pisciphilum, the genomic segment ATCATTTTTCTTATAATCTATTGACGCTACAATACTCTGTGAACCATATCTTTTTATTAACAACTGAACTAAATCTGGATTTTCATACAATAAAGTATTTAGTACTATTTTATCAGCACCGCTTTTGAATAGTAATTCAGCATCTTCCATCGTTCTGATTCCCCCGCCAGCAGCAATTGGAATAAAAACATCATTTACTAATTTTTCAACTGTATTAGCAAAATCAATAATAGACTTATTTACTCGAGTAGCATTCAAAACTACAAGCTCGTCCAAAGAAAATGCAATGTTTTGAAATTTATAGTTCTTTTCAAGCCAATTTAAATTACCTACTTTTTGCAATCTAAAATTACGACTTTGCATAAAAAAGCCATCACTATAAATTAATGTAAATATTATCCTTTTTCTTAACATTAAAATTTTTCAATAAAATTTTTCAATAATCTTAATCCGTTATTTTGACTAAGTTCTGGATGAAACTGCACTCCTACAATATTATTACATTCAAAACTTGCTATAAAGTCTGAACCATAATTACAATAAGATTGATTTATCTCATCTTCACTTACCATTTTATAACTGTGAGTAAAGTAAAAATCAGCTTCACTAGGAAGTCCATCGTATATTTTAAGTTTATTATCAATTTTTAATTGATTAAACCCTACATGTGGCACTTTTAAGTCTGTATTATCAAACTTTATACAATGCGCATTGACAAAACCTAATCCTTCAGTAAAACCATCTTCAGTACTTGAGTTTCCTAAAAGTTGCATTCCAAGACAAATTCCAATTAAAGGCTTTCCCTTTTCTACAACTATTTCTTTAAGATATTTATCTAGACTATTTTCTTTTATCTGTGCCATTGCTTTCCCAAATGAACCAACACCAGGAAGAATTATTTTATCTGCACTATTTAAAACATTAAAATCAGCAGAAATAACAATATCCCCAACTCCTAAATAATTTAATGTGCTGACAATAGACTTTATATTGCCCATACCATAATCGGCTATAACAATTTTCATATACTAAAATCTTCTCCTGGAGTAAATTTAGGAGACCAAATACCATCAATTTTTTCGAACAAATCTTTATTTGCATACTTATCTAAAACAGAATCAAATTCTTCTTTAGTCATTTTATAATATTCTAAGAAAGTATCGATCAAATCATAAGGATATGCATTGTCATACATTTTTACTAAATTTAGTGCTTGGTCTCTTGTCATTGAGCCTCTTCTAATCTCAATTCCAGCATCCTGAGTTGCTCGCCCAAATCCAAATTTCAAATACATCAAATAAGCATGTAAAGTATAAAGAGCTTGGTCATTTTGTGAAAAATTCGTAAAAGTATCTACACTTCCTTCTTCTTTTTCAATTAATCCGCAGTTCTCTTTTGCAACAACGTAATTTCTATAAGAATCCCAAGCTTCAAAATATGACCAATGTGTAAATGAAAGTCCTATTTGCGAAACTTCTTCATCTGTAGGGAATTTAAAAAATGCCAAATCAGCTTCAGAAATATCTCCATCTTCTCTAATTCTATCAAAAACAATTTGATGACCACCTTCCAAATATATTTTCTTCATATACTCAATATCATACAAAGGATTGTTTTTACTTTCACTAGAACCTCCATATTCAACCTCACCATCTTCACCATAAAACATCAATGGTATCTTAAAATTTGCAGCCGTTTTAATGCACGCAGTCATAATAGCAATTAACCATCCATAGTAAGGAAAACCTTTTTCAATAAAACCATACTTATTCAGCCTGTCTAATACTACAGGATTAGGAGATATATGAATATGATCATAACCTGATTGAATAAAATTAAAGAGATTCTGATCTCCAATTGGTAAAGATAAAGCAGGACGTACAGTAACCGCCAATGGATTCATACCATATTTATGTTTTAACATATAAGCTACATAAGAGCCGTCTTTACCACCACTAACAGGAACAATGCAATCAAAATTCCCTGTTTTAGATTTATATTTTGTTATTAACTCCTCAAGTTGTTTTTGTCTGTGTGACCAATCAATTTGTTTCTTTTCTTCCATCCATTGACAAGCATTACACCAACCTCTATCATCAAATGTAATTCGAGGTCTTGTAGACATATTTAAACAATTCTTACACCAAGTTATTTTCTTTTCACTCATTACTATTATTTTATTACTTTGATTTATATTAAATGGCTGTCCAGCCTCCATCGACAATTAAATTCTGTCCCGTGATATATTTTGCATCATCTGACAATAAAAAAGCAACTGTTGGTGCAATATCCTCAGGCGTTCCTAACCTTCTCATGGGAACCTTTTTAGTATAGTTGCTTACAAAAACCTCATTTTGATTATCAAAAATTCCACCAGGAGAAACAGTATTCACTCTAACCTGTTGCGGTCCAAAATAAGATGCCACATATCTTGTAAAATTGACTAACGCCCCTTTTATTGCAGAATAAGCTGCAGGCATTGTCATTGTTGTCCCTTCATAAACATTAAAATCGGCACCTACAACTCCATAAATAGAAGCCATGTTTATTATACTTCCTGTTTTTTGTATAGCCATTTCTGAAGCAACTTTTTGCGTTAAATAAAAATAACTATTCATTTGCCAATCTACATTTTGTCTCCAAGAATCGAGAGCTATATCTTCAAACTTATTTCCCCAATCTTTTGTTCTTGGATAAGCATTATTTACAAGTCCATCAATTTTTTTATATTTTGCAAAAACTATTTCTAAAGCTCTATCAATTGAGGTACTATCTGTTATATCACAATAAACATTAGATAAATCTTCATTCGTATCGTGATTAATTTCAAAATTAATACAAAAGGCACCTTCAGAAATCAATCTAGTAATGATTGCTTTACCTAGAAGACCATTTCCTCCTGTAATTATAATTATTTTATTTTTTAATCTATTATTCATCTTTCAGGACAATTTTTAATATTTCTATCGATTCTCTAAGGCCATTCATTGGAAGTATGTTTTCTTTTAAACAATTAATAAAATAATTTAATTGATAACTATACGTATTTTTTACATCAAAATTAGTAGCCTCGAAAATAATCTCTTTAGAATCATTAGTAATACAACTATTAATCAAATCAACTTCTAAAATTTCATTATCACAAACAAGTTCAATTACTCTTTTAGATTTTTTTCTGTAATAATTTAATACAACATTTGCTGTAAATGTATCATACTCTAAAATATAATTAGCATAATCTATAGCATCAATATTTAAGCTTGATACATTTCTTAAAGTAGAACTACTTTTATTAGGCATTCCAAACAACCAACTAACATAATCTAATTCATGAAATAAATCTAAATGGACTCCACCACCCATTGACACATTGGCACTATATACTTTTTTAAAATCTACATTAGGACGCCAATCTGGTAAATATGAACCGCAATAAACATTGACTTCGTTAATTTTTAGACTTTCTTTATTTAATTTATTTTTCAAAAATTCAATACATGGATGAAATCTTAAGTTACAAGCTACGTAAGTAACTACTTGTTTCATTTCTACAAAATCAATTAATTTATCTATATTTTGCAATCTATGTACAGCTGGTTTTTCAATAAATAAAGGAATATATAGTTTTGCAAGTTTTTCGATAAAATCAAAATGCAAATGAGTTGGATTCGAAATAATTGCAAAGTCGAAAGAAAAATCTAAATTTTCAATATCATAAACATTTTCAATTCCTTCTTCAGTTTGTGAATTTGGATTTGATCTTAATGCGTAAATTGCTATATTAATATTCATGCTTTTTAAAGCCGAAACATGCTTTTTAGCTATTGATCCTAAACCAATAATCAGTATTTTCATAGTTCAAAATCAAGTTTATTGTTTTGAAGCAGGTATTCCATAAATAAAAAATCTATTGGATGGTCTAAATCAAAACATACGTGATCCATCTCATAAATTAATGATTTATCTGTAATAGCACTTTTTGATCCAGATTCAAAAAAAGATCTTCTATACCAATAAAATGATGCATTCAAATCATAGACCTTTGGTGCAGACTGCCTCGTCATAACACTCCCATCTGGATTCATTTTAACTAGTGAGTAAAAACCATCTGCATTCTTTTCAACCATATTAAAATAAGGACTTCTCGCCGCTGGATTTACAGAAAATAAATTTAATGCTTCAGGATTAGCATTTATTAAATTTAATGCTTCTTCAATATCCTCTAAAGTTCGCAATGGAGAAGTAACATCTAAATCTAAAACAAAATCATATTTATCGTTTATTATAGATTCTTCATAAAGTAACAAATCTTTAATTGTATCTATTTTGCCCGCTCCATCAGTAGCCAAATAATCTGGCCTTACATAACCCGTAAAAACACCAAATGATTCTGCAGTATTTTTTATAGCCTCATCATCTGTAGACAAAGCAACTTTTGCATCAAATTTTCCTTTTATTTTTTGGGTTAATTCAATTGAATAACCGATTAAGGATTTACCATTAATATTTTTTATGTTTTTGCCTGGTATCCCTTTCGACCCCCCTCTAGCACAAATAGTTATTAATATTTTCATTTTAAAATTTTATATTATTAATATCTATATGGGCTTTCTCAAAATCTTCATGTTTTCCCACATCTAACCAATAACCAGAAAATGGGAAAGAAATTACTTTTAGTTTTTTATTAATCAATTCTTCCATTAAATCTGTTGCATTAAAAAAAGTGTCTTTCGGTATAAAACTTAACATTTTCTTTTTTATTAAATAAATTCCTCCATTTGAATAATAAGTATAAGTCGGCTTTTCTTTAAAACTTTTTACTGATCCATTATTTGTCTCCAAAACAGCATAAGGTATATTCACTTGATACGGAATAGTTAACACAGCTAAATCTGCATCTTGTCTTATAAATTCAAGAAAAAACTGTTCATAATCAATATTTGTTAACAAGTCTGAATTTGTTACAAGAATATAGTCATGTTCAAAATTTTTTATTTTCGAAACTGCACCAATAGTTCCTAATGGTTCATTCTCCCAAACATATTCGATTTTTACATTCTTGTCTTCACCTTTTCCAAAATGGCTTTCTATTTGTTCTCCTAAATATTTTACTGAAACCCAAAAATCATCTATTCCAAATAAAGCCAAACGATCCAAATTATGTTCCATAATTGCCTTGTCCCCAACTTTTAGAAGTGGTTTAGGAACAGTATCCGTTAACGGCTGTAATCTCTGACCTCTACCTCCGGCCATAATAACAGCATCAATTGGTAGATAAGATCTAATTTTTCTAAAGTTAATAACATTAACTACTTTGTGATTTTCATCAACAACTGGAACTATTCGAAAATCACCTTCTCGATATTCAATAATTTTTTTTAGATTATTTTCACCTTTAATTATATATCGTGGATTGTCTTGAATAATCTCATCAACATTGCAATCTATGGTAAATCCTTTAAGTAATCCTCGTCTAACATCTCCGTCTGTTAATGCACCAATTAGTTTGTCGTCACTATCAACGACAAAAAGTATCGCATCTTGTGATAACTCATTAAATTGAAGTAAAGCTTGTTTAATTTTACTTCCTGAAAGAATTAAATGGTCTTTATAAATTCTCATAAAAATTCTTAGTAATTTTAATTATATTATCTGCTGCATTAGATTCAAAATAAACATTATGACCATTATAAGTTTTTAAACTAATAGCTTTAAAAACCGAAGAGACAATTGCCTCTTCTTTAAACTCACAATTTATAATATTATCACTTTGCAATCGGCCTTTTTGCCTATCCCCAACATTCACAACAAATTTTCCAAATGAAGCGGCTTCTAAAATTCCGCTTGAAGTATTCCCTAATAATATTTTAGCATAATACATTGCTGAAAAATAGTTGATTTTTCCAAAATTCTCAATTAGCAAAATTCTATTAGGTAATTCTATTTTTTCAATAACTTCTCGATAAATTGAACCTTGAGTATCTGCATTGGGCATTGTAATCACAATAAATATATCTTTTGCGATTTTTTTCAATGCGCTCCCCATCTCTTGAGCATATAACACATTATCTTTTAGCGACATTGTTTCAGGATGAAAAGTAACTAAGATAAAATCTTCATCAAGTATATCAAACTTTTCAAAAAAACTTTTTCTTTCAATAGGAACAAAGTTTTCAATTCCGTTTAAACTCAAAGATCCTGTAGTAAAAATATTTTCATTAGAATCTAACAAGCTTTGAACTTTCTTATTAAAAACATCGGTGGCTGTAAGATGGAGAATTGAAGCTAAAGAAATCTGATGACGATAAACATTGTCTATTGCTCCCAATGTAGTTTCACCTCCATGTATGTGAGCAAATTTTATTCCAAAAGGGATACCCGCCTGTACAGCAGCACTCATTTCAAAGCGATCTCCTAAACAAAATACTAAATCATATTTATAATTTTGCCAAAAGTCCGCAAACTTTAAAACAGTCAAACCATATGAAGAAGTTATTGATTGCTCATCATCATTTGAAATCAATGAAGAAATCATGTGAATACAATTATAGCCATCCTTTGTTATCTCATTTAATGTATAGCCATGACTTTTTGACAAATGTGTACCAAACGCAATAATCTCCATTTTAAAAAAAGAATCATTTTTCATTTTTTGAAGTAATGGTAGATATATTCCGTAATCTGCTCTTGAGCTAGTTAATACTCCTACTCTCATTGAATGTCCGAAAATAAAAGTTTATCAAACTCATTTTTATCAGTTGTCAGAATTTTACCAACTATATTTTCCCATTCCATTGGAGAAATTCCATCTCCTGGCCTCAATGAAATAATATCATCATCCGTAATAATATGTCCTTTTGATAAATTCCTATTAATAAAAATACTTTTTCTGGCAATTATAATATTCTTAGTTTCGCTTTCGCTTGGCACTTTTTCACCATCACCTCCTATCGCTAACTCTATATTACGAATTGCTCTTACCATCTCTTTTAATTCCTTTGGTTCAAGAGAAGCTACATGATCTGGCCCGGGTAAAGTTCTGTCCAAAGTAAAATGCTTCTCAATTATTCTCGCCCCCATAGCAACTGCTGCTATAGGCACTTCAATACCAAGTGTATGATCTGAATATCCTATTTGCACATCAAAGTTTTTTTGTATTGCCAACATAGCCTTAAGATTAACATCTTTCATAGGTGTTGGATATTCTGTATTACAATGCAATATAGAAATCAATTCTTTTTTCAATCCAAACTTAATTAACACATCTAATGCATTTTTGATTTCTATTTCAGTGCACATGCCTGTTGACATAACAACAGGTTTTCTACATAAAGCAATAGCTCTTAAATAAGGATAATTTGTAATTTCTCCACTTGGAATTTTAAAAAAAGTAAGCCCTAAACTATTTAAGTATTTCACTCCTTCAATATCAAATGCAGTGGAAAAAAAATTAATATTTCTTTCAGAACAATAAGACAATAATTCTAAATGATTTTCATGGCTTAGTTCTAATTTTTTTAGCATTGCATATTGAGAATCATCACCATCGTTAATATTAACACTTTGATAATTGGCTTTCTTAGCTGATTTACTGACTAAGTTATCTGCTTTAAAAGTTTGAAATTTGACATAGTCAACACCCGCATCTACAGCAGCATCAATTAATTTTTTTGCTATTTGTATATCCCCATTATGATTTACGCCAGCTTCCGCAATAATAATTACTTTACTCATACTTATATTATTCTACCTGGATTTCCTACCACTTTTTTTCCATCCGGAATATTAGAAATAATAACGGATCCAGCTCCAATTATAACATCCTTACCAATAATTACTCCTTGCTTTATTACTGAATTAGCTCCCACAAATGTTCTTTCACCAATAGTAACATTACCAGCAAGAACTGCACCTGGTGCAACATGAACAGCATCCTGTAAAACACATTCATGTTCAATAATACAACCCGTATTCAAAATTACATTTTTACCAATTCTTACAAGTGAATTAACAGATACATTTTTATTTATAAAACTACCTGTACCTATTATAGCATTTATTGAAATATGAGCAGTCTTATGTATAGTCGTTTGAATTTCTTTTCCTTTACCTTCAATCAAATTTGCGATATTTTGTCTCAACTTATTATCTCCAATTCCAAGTACAAAAGGAATTTCTTTCAACCACCCAATAAAATCATTTTCTCTTTCAAATCCTAAGTAAACTAGATTATAAGGATCAGAACCAGCTTCCTCTTTATCAGAATATCCGATAATTTCAAAACCATTCTCTAAAACTGTTTCAGCAACTACATAAGCATGTCCTGAATACCCAATAAGAATAACTGATTTATCTGACACTACTAGGTATATTTACAATTCGTTCTTCTAAAAATTCGGCATTAATCTGTTCGTCTCTTTGACAATTTGCATACATAGGTAAACGATACATTAATTGCCATATAGGTCGGGTCATTACTCCATTAGCATTAGTTCCTTCTAAAAACAAATCTCTATCAACTTTGCTATCTAACTCCACACACATCAGCCAATAATTTGCTTTGGTTTCTGGTGTTTCTGTTCTAAATTTCACACCGTTAGTAGCAAAAAAAGATTCGTACTCTTTTGCTAATACCCTTTTATTTTCTAAAAAACTATTCAACTGTTCCAATTGTGCACAAGCTAAAGCTGCGTTTAGATTTGGCATTCGAAAATTATACCCCATTTCATCATGAACATATTCATAAGGGTGCGGAATTTTTGCAGTAGTAGTTAAATACTTGGCTCTTTCTCCTAATTTAAGATCATTAGAAACAATAACACCTCCACCTCCACTAGTTACTATTTTGTTTCCATTAAATGAAAAAGTTCCTAATTTCCCAAAACTACCAGTTGGTTTCCCTTTATATTCACTCCCTAATGATTCAGCAGCATCTTCAATCACTGGAATTTTCCAAGTATCACAAATTGCGATTAACTCATCTACATGTACTGGGAATCCAAATGTATGCATTGGCAAACAAGCACTTATTCTTTTTCCAGTTTTTTTATTATAACAACCATCTTCCCTTAAGTCTCCATTCTCTTCAAGAAATAAAGAAACTGCTTTAGGAGACAACCCCATTGTATCTAAATCAACATCCAGAAAAATTGGAGTTGCATTTAGATACGCAATTGCATTAGCTGTTGCGACAAATGTCAAAGCTTGCGTAAGTACTTCATCTCCCGCTTTCACGCCTATTAACCGCAGAGCTACTTGAATTGCAGCTGTACCATTTACAACAGCCACAGCTTTTTCAGTCTGAGTGATGCTTTGCATCATTATTTCAAATTTATCAACATAAGCACCAACAGAAGATACAAATGTAGAATCAATAGTTTCTATTAAATATTTTTTTTCGTTTCCACCAAAATGAGGAACATGCAACGGAATAAAATTATCAGTTTTATATTGTGCTTTAATAAACGAAATAACTGAATTAAAATCTGACATAATTACATTTTTGAATCTAAATATTTTCCTGTTTCTTTATGTCCGAAA encodes:
- a CDS encoding HisA/HisF-related TIM barrel protein — its product is MLRKRIIFTLIYSDGFFMQSRNFRLQKVGNLNWLEKNYKFQNIAFSLDELVVLNATRVNKSIIDFANTVEKLVNDVFIPIAAGGGIRTMEDAELLFKSGADKIVLNTLLYENPDLVQLLIKRYGSQSIVASIDYKKNDDSFDVYLNNGAVKIDMNLEDYLIYLDKLEVGEIYLNSIDKDGTGFGYDFDTIEKFESKIKIPLIIAGGAGNESHFKDGLKYKNVSAVATANLFNFIGDGLPKARKNLIELGENIANWNVDN
- the hisH gene encoding imidazole glycerol phosphate synthase subunit HisH, yielding MKIVIADYGMGNIKSIVSTLNYLGVGDIVISADFNVLNSADKIILPGVGSFGKAMAQIKENSLDKYLKEIVVEKGKPLIGICLGMQLLGNSSTEDGFTEGLGFVNAHCIKFDNTDLKVPHVGFNQLKIDNKLKIYDGLPSEADFYFTHSYKMVSEDEINQSYCNYGSDFIASFECNNIVGVQFHPELSQNNGLRLLKNFIEKF
- a CDS encoding N-acetyl sugar amidotransferase, which produces MSEKKITWCKNCLNMSTRPRITFDDRGWCNACQWMEEKKQIDWSHRQKQLEELITKYKSKTGNFDCIVPVSGGKDGSYVAYMLKHKYGMNPLAVTVRPALSLPIGDQNLFNFIQSGYDHIHISPNPVVLDRLNKYGFIEKGFPYYGWLIAIMTACIKTAANFKIPLMFYGEDGEVEYGGSSESKNNPLYDIEYMKKIYLEGGHQIVFDRIREDGDISEADLAFFKFPTDEEVSQIGLSFTHWSYFEAWDSYRNYVVAKENCGLIEKEEGSVDTFTNFSQNDQALYTLHAYLMYLKFGFGRATQDAGIEIRRGSMTRDQALNLVKMYDNAYPYDLIDTFLEYYKMTKEEFDSVLDKYANKDLFEKIDGIWSPKFTPGEDFSI
- a CDS encoding oxidoreductase, producing the protein MNNRLKNKIIIITGGNGLLGKAIITRLISEGAFCINFEINHDTNEDLSNVYCDITDSTSIDRALEIVFAKYKKIDGLVNNAYPRTKDWGNKFEDIALDSWRQNVDWQMNSYFYLTQKVASEMAIQKTGSIINMASIYGVVGADFNVYEGTTMTMPAAYSAIKGALVNFTRYVASYFGPQQVRVNTVSPGGIFDNQNEVFVSNYTKKVPMRRLGTPEDIAPTVAFLLSDDAKYITGQNLIVDGGWTAI
- a CDS encoding Gfo/Idh/MocA family protein — protein: MKILIIGLGSIAKKHVSALKSMNINIAIYALRSNPNSQTEEGIENVYDIENLDFSFDFAIISNPTHLHFDFIEKLAKLYIPLFIEKPAVHRLQNIDKLIDFVEMKQVVTYVACNLRFHPCIEFLKNKLNKESLKINEVNVYCGSYLPDWRPNVDFKKVYSANVSMGGGVHLDLFHELDYVSWLFGMPNKSSSTLRNVSSLNIDAIDYANYILEYDTFTANVVLNYYRKKSKRVIELVCDNEILEVDLINSCITNDSKEIIFEATNFDVKNTYSYQLNYFINCLKENILPMNGLRESIEILKIVLKDE
- a CDS encoding acylneuraminate cytidylyltransferase family protein, translating into MKILITICARGGSKGIPGKNIKNINGKSLIGYSIELTQKIKGKFDAKVALSTDDEAIKNTAESFGVFTGYVRPDYLATDGAGKIDTIKDLLLYEESIINDKYDFVLDLDVTSPLRTLEDIEEALNLINANPEALNLFSVNPAARSPYFNMVEKNADGFYSLVKMNPDGSVMTRQSAPKVYDLNASFYWYRRSFFESGSKSAITDKSLIYEMDHVCFDLDHPIDFLFMEYLLQNNKLDFEL
- a CDS encoding nucleotidyltransferase family protein, giving the protein MRIYKDHLILSGSKIKQALLQFNELSQDAILFVVDSDDKLIGALTDGDVRRGLLKGFTIDCNVDEIIQDNPRYIIKGENNLKKIIEYREGDFRIVPVVDENHKVVNVINFRKIRSYLPIDAVIMAGGRGQRLQPLTDTVPKPLLKVGDKAIMEHNLDRLALFGIDDFWVSVKYLGEQIESHFGKGEDKNVKIEYVWENEPLGTIGAVSKIKNFEHDYILVTNSDLLTNIDYEQFFLEFIRQDADLAVLTIPYQVNIPYAVLETNNGSVKSFKEKPTYTYYSNGGIYLIKKKMLSFIPKDTFFNATDLMEELINKKLKVISFPFSGYWLDVGKHEDFEKAHIDINNIKF
- the neuC gene encoding UDP-N-acetylglucosamine 2-epimerase — protein: MRVGVLTSSRADYGIYLPLLQKMKNDSFFKMEIIAFGTHLSKSHGYTLNEITKDGYNCIHMISSLISNDDEQSITSSYGLTVLKFADFWQNYKYDLVFCLGDRFEMSAAVQAGIPFGIKFAHIHGGETTLGAIDNVYRHQISLASILHLTATDVFNKKVQSLLDSNENIFTTGSLSLNGIENFVPIERKSFFEKFDILDEDFILVTFHPETMSLKDNVLYAQEMGSALKKIAKDIFIVITMPNADTQGSIYREVIEKIELPNRILLIENFGKINYFSAMYYAKILLGNTSSGILEAASFGKFVVNVGDRQKGRLQSDNIINCEFKEEAIVSSVFKAISLKTYNGHNVYFESNAADNIIKITKNFYENL
- the neuB gene encoding N-acetylneuraminate synthase — encoded protein: MSKVIIIAEAGVNHNGDIQIAKKLIDAAVDAGVDYVKFQTFKADNLVSKSAKKANYQSVNINDGDDSQYAMLKKLELSHENHLELLSYCSERNINFFSTAFDIEGVKYLNSLGLTFFKIPSGEITNYPYLRAIALCRKPVVMSTGMCTEIEIKNALDVLIKFGLKKELISILHCNTEYPTPMKDVNLKAMLAIQKNFDVQIGYSDHTLGIEVPIAAVAMGARIIEKHFTLDRTLPGPDHVASLEPKELKEMVRAIRNIELAIGGDGEKVPSESETKNIIIARKSIFINRNLSKGHIITDDDIISLRPGDGISPMEWENIVGKILTTDKNEFDKLLFSDIQ
- a CDS encoding acetyltransferase; translated protein: MSDKSVILIGYSGHAYVVAETVLENGFEIIGYSDKEEAGSDPYNLVYLGFERENDFIGWLKEIPFVLGIGDNKLRQNIANLIEGKGKEIQTTIHKTAHISINAIIGTGSFINKNVSVNSLVRIGKNVILNTGCIIEHECVLQDAVHVAPGAVLAGNVTIGERTFVGANSVIKQGVIIGKDVIIGAGSVIISNIPDGKKVVGNPGRII
- a CDS encoding LegC family aminotransferase, with the translated sequence MSDFNSVISFIKAQYKTDNFIPLHVPHFGGNEKKYLIETIDSTFVSSVGAYVDKFEIMMQSITQTEKAVAVVNGTAAIQVALRLIGVKAGDEVLTQALTFVATANAIAYLNATPIFLDVDLDTMGLSPKAVSLFLEENGDLREDGCYNKKTGKRISACLPMHTFGFPVHVDELIAICDTWKIPVIEDAAESLGSEYKGKPTGSFGKLGTFSFNGNKIVTSGGGGVIVSNDLKLGERAKYLTTTAKIPHPYEYVHDEMGYNFRMPNLNAALACAQLEQLNSFLENKRVLAKEYESFFATNGVKFRTETPETKANYWLMCVELDSKVDRDLFLEGTNANGVMTRPIWQLMYRLPMYANCQRDEQINAEFLEERIVNIPSSVR